gtcactagatataaagaaaacgttgactttcactcagtgctattcactgacagtaaaaataaataaaagtgttgtaATTGTAAGTTATTGTATGTTATTGCACTTTCATAAATAGACGACCTTCAAAATAAGCCTTTTaaactatatattatatgagGCACAAATCACAATCGCTCAACATGTGCagacttattaaccttaataagcattgttcctgctttagatcccgtacctgcaaaatgcataattagcagtttaataaGGGATTCATTATCCTTAACAAGCATAAAATATGCTGAGTAAAGTtttaacaatgacataatatgtaagttagtaagactcaataaatgtgtttgtaatgctttttattaacaactataagaaactcataagactattattaatattactaagcaatcaataaaaagttaacacgtttcttataagtgcttataaaagtcttataatatcccaataaacatgtttattatgttattatttacaCTTTTAGATAATCTTATTAACAccaattaatgttaataagcatataataagtgTTTTATTAACTATTAACAAAGGCTTAatacaaggaccttaatataaagtgctaccattcattatttttaaaggtgccatgacatgctattttatggatgctttaatataggtgggccactaacacagtattcaaagacgttcccgaaattcagccgtggtgcagagttctGTTCAGAGCTCTGTTtccagtggatgtatcgcaatggcgaggcgcacacagcctttagccgtgttctgtaaatattctagaacacacaggagtcctggagctctgtatcTTAATAATATcttatagcctacatagatatctatatcatatattatatattatcacggccaaaagctgtgtgagccgatattatgaatctcaaacgaccgcgttgggttctccgacgtccctggttcttccacgtccacatcaatgtgaagtagactgaaccgcgacaaggaggagaaagggattgttgccgggcagcgcttaggcacctccgcctcctgcagcgcctaggcggtggtccctcagcagcgggaagcggggctcaagcgggagacattcgccgccaacaatccctttctcctccatgtcttggttcatgttcttgagggagtcaaagccaaattTCCTTtgccccaattcattctcaaccatggctgagataacccccactacgagtctcgttgtagaaataccagagacgagagtccgacatgttatgcgccataacaccaaaagctgaacggttatccaaataacaaggaagcgTACAACACGTtggttacagtcctggagctctatatctaaataatatcatataatacatagatatctatatcatataatacatattatcacgaccaaaagctgtgtgcgcctccagacgatattatgaagcacaaacgacttcgtcgggttctgcgacgtctctggttcttccactttcacatcaatcattctgaagtagactgaaccgcgcgctgcctgctgccggctgcccatTGCCTGgcagtggtgcctcgcggcggtggtgcctcgcgccggtggtgcctcgcggcaaccggcggcatgtcacagtcatgtacttcagggagtcaaagtcaaagttcctttcccccaattccttctcaaccatggctgagataaccccgactacagtctcgttgtggaaatacaagagacgtcaaagaaccgacaagaaacactcacacacactagtgttggctcgttcgttcgcgaaccggtttgaatgaacgagtctttaggacgaacaaaccgaaccggttcgtttctcttgttcgttcgttcgtctcgttcaccattcgattcaccggaaactcgactgaacgaacgaacgagtttccggtagcactaactccactgagtctgactgactcagctgagaaccgtgcaatggcgtgtgtagtgttctcgtgcagtgtgttgtaactctGACTTAACaccgagttaaaccgtagccaatgaagacagagtcgtagtaaggttgaccatttactgtcacaattcctcattaacagatggtgaaaactgcaaataaaagaatacaaaaatactgaatgtacatttgactaaacagcatgttgtacatagttgtaaataataatataaactgtctaatggtgcggccacaccaaacgcgttactcgcgttggataacgcgagtaacgcgtctAACCCAACGCTTGAccggtgtgtggtggttcaacgctccaacgcgtcaacgcgccaacgcagctagatgagcccgcccatTTTCTCCCGCTCATTCTCTTTCCAAAGCTCCACAAACATGAAGGCCATcaccatcgctgcgctgtaTGAGTTGTGGAATTTGGAAGAGAGAAATAAACCCAAACGCcgtcgtgtttgggtgcatgagaTCATGCGTAGGCGCTCAgagctgggtgagtttcaccacctcctccaggaactccgCCTGGATGACGGCCGGTTCAAGCGGTATTTGCGCTTGACTGTCCCCTTGTTCGATGACCTGCTAGCCCGGGTTGGTGCCAGGATCTCCCGTCAGGACACCAACTACAGGCGCTCCATATCAGCGGCGGAGcgcctgtccatctgtctccggTAAGTTGCGGTTTCATAGGCTAATTACTCTATTAAAATCAGCACATTCTGTAGTCATATACTATCGGAAAGTGCATTCATCTTTTTCcaatgtgttgtttatatttgaGTAGTGACCCATTTATTCAAGCATCGTGCACTAGGCACACCCATGGCATAGGCCATTGTAACATGAAAGGCAATATTCATTGAGTTAAATTCAACACAAGGCAAACGAAAGCGTGCTGACATGACATGGTGGTGATATGAGTTGCTTTCCCCATTGCGCCTACCTGCTATTCATTTTTCCTGTCAATGCTCCACCCAGTGTTTCAACCTAAACGCAAATCTTCATGCATGCATGTCACCAGAGTTTTATACAAACAAAATTAAGGAATGCATCATGGCTCAACATATTCATTCATATTATACTATGCAAGTAAATTCCACATTGACCTCCTTGTCATGCTTTTGAAAGTAAAATAAGATGATGcaaatccactgtaaacactagtCAAGACATTTACCTGTGCAGTGAGATAATTGGCCTACAGATTTGCTATACAACTGAAATTATCAATAaggctaaaataaataattcatgtgTTGCAGATTCCTGGCTAGTGGTGATTCGTTCCGGACGATCGCCAACAGCTTCCGGGTCGggacctccaccgtggcttCCATCGTCTCGGATGTGGTCACGGCTATTTGggactgcctggtggaggagttcatggctgtgcccactgcagaggagtggagagtggtTGCAGAGCGGTTCGAGGAGCGGTGGAACTTCCCTCTCTGCTGTGGTGCCATCGATGGGAAGCATGTAGTTCTGAAGGCCCCTGCGAACTCCGGTTCGCAGTTCTTCAACTACAAGGGAACGTTTTCCATCGTTCTCTTGGCAGTTGTCGACGCAGACTACTGCTTCCGGGTCATCGATGTGGGGGGCTACGGGAGAACCAGTGATGGAGGAATTCTGGCCAACTCTACGTTTGGTCAGGCCCTCCACGCTGGCGATCTCCAGCTCCCTGCTGACAGAGCACTGCCGGGGGCTGAGCACAGAGGACCCCTGCCTCATGTGTTTGTAGCGGACGAGGCCTTTCCGCTACGGACCAACCTCATGAGGCCATTCCCCGGACGCGTCCTCCCACCAGAGCGGCGCGTCTTTAACTACCGTCTGTCCCGGGCtcggttggtggtggaggacgcATTTGgtatcctctcctctcagtgGCGGATCTACCGGAGGGTCATCGAGGTCCGTCCTGAGCTGGCAGAGAGATGCATCAAGGCCACCTGTGTGCTCCACAATTTCCTCCGCAGAacagcaccaacagcagcagtgagGGAGTGCATCCCGGGTGGTGCGGTGGAGCCTCTGCCAAGGCTGGGGAGAGTGGCTGCCAACAACGCCGGGAGAGAGGCCATTCGGATCCGCGAGACCTTCACCTCCTACTTCTCTGAAGAAGGAACCGTCTCGTGGCAGGACGACATTTAGTGCAGTGCACAAGCAACCCCAAaacggctcttttaagagccacccacacaaaacaaagcGGCAATTCCTTCATTATTATTAAGTTGTTATTAAAATTGTTATATGAAGTAgcaaaatgtatgtgtatttgtgtccgtGCATGCTAGATCTTAAAATCACTCAGAAGagttattaaaaatattttatgtACAAAACGACTAACAAAACAACATAGaacaatatattataaatttaaaacagaacacaagaacaagaacattaaCATCTTCCTAAAAAATAAGCTGTTTGTGAGAAAGGATTTACCTCACTAACTACCTTTCTCACAAACAGCTTATTTTTTAGTCACAGCAGCCCAGTTCGTTCCCTGGAGAGATTGTCACCACCACTGTTGCAAATAAGCATGAGCATATTTAATAATTATATGGGTTCCAAATTAGTGCGTCTTGTGGCTTCAACTACGAGCTTGTGAATTTCAAATTTCAACTCAGCACAAGCTTGGCGTGGCAATCTCTCCAGGGAAGGAAGTATGCTCTGGAGGAAGAATGCGTCCTCCGagagctggggtggggggggtggtgggggggtctgggcaGCCTCCATATGCAGGGCCTGGAGGATGGCCTCTTGTATTGGGGTGCTCCCGCACGGTACCCTCCTGGCATTCTTCCTCTTCGTCCCTGTATGAAAGTTAAAACACCATTTGTAAGTTAGTGCAATACTACCTTCACAAGTGAAAAGCCAAAACGTTATCAATACACATGCGGTGGTTGGTTGGAAGTTTAGTCACTTTAAGTTAAAGTAGTAATCCCATAACAGTATACAAATCAGAAATTAAAGCTATAATACAACTGTGTCCTGTACATACCGCCCGGTGGTCTTGGGTCAGCGGCAGGGTCAGCGGCAGGGACAGGGGCAGCAGAGGCATCGTCAGTGTCAGAGTCACTCACTGACGGCTGATCTATGTTATTCAGAAAGAAGTCATTTTTTTGGGGCTTGGAAGATATACAAGTGATCTATATTACAGCACATTAAAGATGGTGACAGAATCGTGCAGCACCATAAACCTTTCCTCAATACAGAATCTGCCCATAATGCAGAAGCTACACGTGTACGTGTCTTCACTTGTCAACAAACCTGCATTGTGCGATAGCCCTGCTGCCTCATCGCACTCCTCATATGCCTCTCCTGCCCCAGACAGCGAAGTCTCTGCAGCCCCGTCATCCTCGATCTCATCCTCTGCCACCCGAGGAAGGTTGCTAGTGGTCTCCCTCGGGGTGACGAATGGGTCGAGGAAGGACAGGACCACAAAGAACTTCCACTTCTTTGATGTACCTGCCGCTGACCCGCTCTTTTTTGCCTCCTTCTCACTCCTTTTCTCCTTCATATATCTGTCCCTCAGAGACTTCCACTTTCTGCGACATACGTCCACTGATAAAAACAGAATATACGTATTAAGTTGTGTAGCCTGACAAGCGGGACAATCTGTTGTAGTACTATCACCTCAGTGCTTACTGGTGCTACCGCAAATTTGTTTCACAGTAAACACAACCGATAGCTGAAGACAAGCAAAATAAACCCTCACTGAACTTACCAGGAAGCCCAGTCTCCTCGCCCACTTCGACCCACGCCAGGTCCTTCTTGTTTCGATCTCTGTACGACACCATCGTGGTGTCGTACAGGATTGGACGAGCACAAACTGAAACAATGACTTTGTCTTCCATCTTCTTTCTACTTTTGTGCGTCCTCCGTCCTCTATGCagtgccagtgacgtcgggtcaagctccacactgattggctatcgcgggtgaatgatagagcttggatcgggttagattaaataatctcggatataaataacaataatcgggttaaataacttcacatggtgtgtctggtgtgtttccagcattcgtagtgttgatcagcagagaaatagtccgccaagacgttgaggttgcttagcaaccagagacgctgtccatgcaagtgaacggagcgttccctcttcgtcctaactatcaaaccaaacatccttcacattcaccgagcgaagattatgaaagtaaaatgcacatttctcgctagaaatgtttccataaacgcatttaatggcgtaactatgttactatttccacccagaaaaaagaaagatgtcggccgtattctgtgcaagctcactactctctgccagtgacgtcgggtcaagctccacgctgattggctaccgcggctaagcgtcacgcgttggagcgttgaaagttcaattttctgaactccgggcgttggtgcgttgggcgcgttactgcgtttacgtgcgtaattacgtgcaactgccgcgcctaacgcccccaacttaacgcttcaacgcttcaacgcgtgtaccgcgcctaaaccaatggttccctatgcaaaaatgccgattttcaacgcccctaacgcgagcaacgcgtttggtgtggccgtagcataacactgtatgaagacattctgatgccaattgcattgattttagtttgtacacaattgctaaccaaaacgtttttaacaacacatcaaacattattttttaactaaatccactctaatatattatcttaaacatgttttgcattgattaaacaaacttacggcattgcctcttagatgctttcatgtggatgctagcggattacaatcagaagatgcacatgtctgccattccttctgcagaggtaagatttttaacaggaaatgacgtcacaggaagtgactaaaccggaagtgacataatcgcaaacctaaaacggcaaaataatatgaatttatacattggcttattttaactgtaaagtaattattcacatccgtttttacatatacatatttaagaaatcaatgtaagaatattaaatgagtgccaggagagacaacacactcCCCGTCTGACCTATGTGAGGTCACTTAGAACTTGTACCGGTCTTGAACATTGTCTTTAGATCAGTCTTCAGGAAGGAGCAGAACAATCTCTGCAGTCGGCCGGAGAAAGGTTTTAACATTGCCTTGGTCAGTTGTTTTTACTTCGACCTTCCTTACATGCCCATCTTTCCCAGGGAATGTGGCATTGACTCTGGCCATAGGCCAGTTGTTGCGAGCGGCCTGCTTGTCCCTGAGCAGAACCAGATCTCCAACCTGAAGGTTTCTGCGGGGCACTGTCCACTTCTGTCTGTGCTGCAAGGAAGGTAAGTATTCTCGGCTCCAGCGGGTCCAGAACTGGTTTGCGAGGGCCTGGACTTGTCTCCATTGCTTTGTGTACAGATCCTTGTCGGAAAAGTCTCCAGGAGGAGGTGTAACTCCCGACTTCTGTGTGAGGATCATGGACGGAGAAAGTATGAAAGGTTTCTCGGGATCTGTAGACACAGGTAAGAGTGGGCGTGCATTCATAATCGCTGTGACTTCCGCCATTAGTGTGCAAAGCACTTCATGGGTCAAGCAAGTGTTTTGCTGTTGGAACATTGAGTCGAGGATTCTTCTGGCAACGCCAATCATACGCTCCCAGGAACCTCCCATATGAGAGGCGTGCGGGGGGTTGAATTCCCAGCTACATCCTTGTTCGCTGAGGTACCTTTGTACTGATTTGTCCATCCCAAGCTCCTTGCTTGCTCCAACGAAATTGGTGCCGCAATCAGATCTTAGCTGTTTAGCCGGGCCTCTGAGTGCGAAGAAACGTCTGAGGGCATTTATGTAACTGGATGTGTCCATAGATTTGATTACTTCGATGTGAACAGCTCTGGAACTCATACAACTGAACATGATGGCCCAACGCTTGCTCTCTGCCTGTCCTCCTCTGGTGTGTTTGATTGTAACAGACCAGGGCCCAAATACATCGAGGCCCACATATGTAAAAGGAGGGCAGATTTCAAGACGTTCTGAAGGCAGGTCTGCCATCTTTTGTTCCTCCAGCTTCCCGCGTAGCTTGCGACAGGTTACGCATTTGTGGATTACTGAGTTAATGAGCTTCTTGCCTCCCAAGAGCCACAGTCCTGCTGCCCTAAACGCTCCTTCCGTCAGGTGACGGCCTTGGTGTCTCACCTGCTCATGGTGATGCCGTGTGAGCAGTAGGGAAATGTGGCTTCCTTTGGGCAGAACTATTGGGTTCTTCTCTGCGGTAGCAAGATGAGAGTGCTTTAGTCGCCCTCCAACGCAGATGAGGTCATCCTCCAAGATTGGGTTGAGTGTCCTCAGAGGACTGTTCTTTGGTATGGTTTTGTTGGCATGGAGAACTGCCAGTTCTTTTGCCAGGACTGTTTTCTGAGCTGCTTTAAAGATAACTTTCCTTGCTTGTGCCATTTCGTCTAGAGTCCGAGGTAACTTACATTTATGCCAGCCTTTGCACCTGCTGTCTTGGTTTGAATGTTTGCAGGATCTTGCCATGTGCACGAGGAATGCAATTCCTCTTACCAGTGAAGTAAAGGTGGAGAAGCGCTCGAAACGACCAGAGGTGAGTATTGATTCCTCCAGGTAAGTAGCTGAAGTTTGTACCTGTGGTCGGATTTCGGAGTCTTTTTCAGGGTCGATTAACCTGAATCTCTCAGCTGTCTGCGTTTTCTCGCTGGTGGCTGACGCAGGAAAGAAGGTCCAGTGAACCAAGAGGTCTGTGCCAGGCGGGATGCGGGCAAAGACCTTGATGCGTAGTCGGCAGGGTTCTCTTCTGTACATACGTAGTGCCATTGCTCGGGCTTTGAGGACTGCCGGATTCGTTGGACTCTGTTGTGGACATATGTGTAGAATCGCTTTGTTTCGCTGCAAATATAGCCAAGCACTACTCTGCTGTCCGTGTAAAACGTAATGGCATCTAACTTCAGGTCCAGCTCATCTTTGATAAGATCTGCCATCTCTGCTGCCAAGACGGCGCCACACAGCTCAAGCCTTGGTATTGTCGGTTCTGACAGGGGTGCCAGCTTGGCCTTACCCATAACGAAACCTACTTCGGTCTTCCCATCTTCCTGCACCATCTTCAAGTAGGCCACAGCACCGATGGCTTTGATTGACGCGTCCGAGAACACACACAATTCCCTGTGGACAGCTTTCGTGAGGGAGGTTGTCGTGTATGTGCGCTGAACATGAAGCTGTTTCAGGTCTTGGAGGGAATCTTTCCAACCTGCCCATCTGCTTGATTTGTCTTCTGGGAGGGGTGTATCCCAGTCAGACAGTTCGGATGTAAGCTCCCTAAGGAGGGCTCTTCCCTGGATAGTGACGGGTGCCAGTAGACCCAGGGGATGCTGTTGACTGTGGAGAGGACTCCACGTCGAGTGAATGGTTTATCCACGTTTGATGCTGAGTAAGTGAACGTGTCGGACGTGATCTCCCAGAGCAGACCTAAGCTCCGTTGTGTGGGTTCAGTTTCTCCACTCAAATCTAGGTCTTTGACGACTGGAGCGCAATCTTCGGGCGGAAAAGCCTCTGTGACTACTGGGCTGTTTGATACGAACTTATGTAAGCGTAGGTTTGATTCGGCGAGAGAGGCCTGTGTTCGTTGAAGAAGATCGATGGCCTCGGTTTCAGACGGTAGTGATATTAGGCCATCATCCACATAGAAATGTCTTTCCACAAACTCGACAGTATCAGCTCCATGCTCTCGTGCACCTTCTCTTATGGCTCTTCGCAGCCCATAAGTGGCAACAGCAGGAGACGGTGAGTTGCCAAAGACGTGGACGTTCATCCGGTACTCAACAACTTCCTTGTTCACGTCACTGTCTTTATACCACAAAAACCGGAGGAAGTTGCGATGGTCTTCGTGCACTAAGAAACAATGAAACATCTGTTGGATGTCTGCGAGGATTGCAACTCTCTCTTTCCGGAAACGTAAAAGAACCCCAATGAGGGAGTTGTTGAGATCGGGTCCAGTGAGGAGCACGTCGTTGAGGGAGACACCGGAGTACTGGGCACTGGAGTCAAAGACGACTCTGATCTGATTGGGTTTCTGAGGGTGATAAACTCCAAACGTTGGGAGATACCagcactcctcctcttctctcagcGGTGGTGCTTCCTCGGCATGTCCATTGGCAAAGACCTTCTTCATGAATGTCACGTACTGGTCTTGCATCTCCGGTTTTCTTTTCAAGGTTCGTTGCAGGGATGCAAACCGATTGAGTGCCTGCTCTTTGTTATTTGGTAAAGGCTGTCGTACTTCTCTGAAGGGCAATGGGGCGACCCAACTGTTAGCGTCGTCTCTGTAGACGTTTGTGTCCATTATCTTCATGAAGATGGTGTCTTCCACTGATGGAGCAGGTTTGTTGTCGTTCTCAGTACGGTTGAACACTGTCTGTCCCGGCATTCTCTCGGGTGCTGTTCCAGAGCTTTGATGTGTCTTCTTGACGTGCATGAAGCTTGTACAGGGTTGAAAGATTGAGTGGCGACCGCTGTCCAGCACATTCGTCTTGAACGTGTTGACTGTTGGTTTACGTAAATTACCCAAGCACACTTCCCCTATCACTACCCAACCCAAGTCCAGACGTTGGGCAAAGGGGGCGTTATGTGGTCCGTTGACCTGCTGCCTTACCTTGTGTGCCCTGAGAATATCTCTTCCTAGCAGCAGTAGTATTTCTGCCTCTGGGTCCAGTTCAGGGATGTGCTCTGCAATGTGATGGAGATGAGGCTGATGAAAAACAGCGTTAGGTGTTGGAATCTCAGACCGATTATTCGGGATCTCATGCCACTCAATGAGTGGTGGGAGAGAAATGAGAACTGTGCCGTCCAGTGACTCGATTTCAAATCCTTCTGCCTTCTTGCCGGATGTTTCTATGATGCCAGAGCAAGTTCTGAGATGGTACAGGAATGGTTCGCTCTTCACACTGAACCGCTCAAAGAACTCTGGTCTTGCTAATGAGCGATTGCTCTGGTCATCCAGGATTACATAGGCTTTGATGGCCATGTCCTTTGAACCCTTGGGGTAAAGCTTTGCAGACAGATTTTTGAGCATGAACGGCTCCACTGGCCTGGACCGCAAACTTCTGTGCATGTTGCTCCAACGACAGCCATGTCGGGATGATCTCCCTCCCCGCCGTACTCTTGTGACGGTGGAGGAGCCTTGACAGTTTGAGGAGGTGGGCCAGGGTGCATGGCTGTATCATGACCGGTGCTGTTGCATTCAAAGCACATCACAGGGGACCTGCAGTCTTTGGCAAGGTGGGAGCTGGAGGCACAGCACTTGAAACATATTCCTTTCTCTTTGAGGAAGGCCTTTCTATCATCGAGGAGTTAGTTCCTGAATGTTCTACACCTTTTAAGGGGATGGGGTTTGTTATGTAATGGGCAGTTATTGTTAGGGTCGTTGTTGGTAGTGGAAATATCCGTTGTGTGAACCGAGATGGGTTCGTTGTTGACTGTTGAAATATCCGTTGTGTGAACTGAGATTGGTTCGTTGGTGTTCAAGTTCCGTGAAAATGGTTTGTCAGGTTTGGTGGGTGTTGTTGTGCTGCCTTGATAATTAAAGCTAGGGTCGTTGCGCTTTTTTGCCTCGTAGCTAATAAAGTTGCAAAAGTACTCGAAGGGAGGGAAGCGACGGTTGTTTCCTTCTTTGTACCGTGACCCTGCAGACACCCACTTCTCCTGAGCCCGTAAGGAAGTTTGTCTACGATTGGTCCAATGCCGCGTGAGGTGTCCAGGTAGGACAAGCCGGCCAGATATCCATCTTCTTTAGCACCTTGGATCTCCGTAAGTAGATCTCCAAGTTCACGTAACTTCAAACGATCCTTGGCTGAAATCTTAGGAAAGTTGTCTAAGCGCTGAAACATTGACTTTTCAATGACTTCGGGAGCGGCATAGGATTCACGCAACCGTTCCCATGCTTTGTCTAGAGCCAGATTGGGGTTGTTGACATGCACCGATCGTATGCGTTTAACCTGTTTGCTAGATTCTTTTCCCAGCCATTTGGTCATGAGGTCCAACTGTTGGGTTGCTGTGAGGTTAACTTCACTGGCTGCACTGGAGAAAGAGGAGTACCATGCCCGATAATTCTCTGGCTTGTCATCGAAtttaattttcatcttttcagattcagatttcCCGTCTACGACGACAGACTGCATCGCCTCTGCGTCTTCCAACACTTGAGCTGTCACCATGGCTGCGTCAGCTTCTCTATGAAGGGTTAACACTTCCAACTCTGTGTCTATTCTTGTAGTTTCCAATTTATTTTGAGCATCTCTAGTTGCCCTTTCTGCCTCTCTAGCAGCTTTTTCCATTTTTAGCTTAGCCTCCTGGCTAGCATATGAAGCTCTCACCTTTGCAGCTTCTGCTTCAGCCCGGGCGCGGGCTGCGCTTACTGATGATGCTGATGTTTTGATGCTCTTAGCACTGCCGACAGACGATCCTTTGCTTGCCATGGCGACCACTTCAAAACATCCAATGCTGCCTTTTCactgtagtgttctcgtgcagtgtgttgtaactctGACTTAACaccgagttaaaccgtagccaatgaagacagagtcgtagtaaggttgaccatttactgtcacaattcctcattaacagacggtgaaaactgcaaataaaagaatacaaaaatactgaatgtacaattgactaaacagcatgttgtacatagttgtaaataataatataaactgtctaacactgtatgaagacattctgatgccaattgcattgattttagtttgtacacaattgctaaccaaaacgtttttaacaacacatcaaacattattttttaactaaatccactctaatatattatcttaaacatgtcttgcattgattaaacaaacttacggcattgcctcttagatgctttcatgtggatgctagcggattacaatcagaagatgcacatgtctgccattccttctacagaggtaagatttttaacaggaaatgacgtcacaggaagtgactaaaccggaagtgacataatcgcaaacctaaaacggcaaaataatatgaatttatacattggcttattttaactgtaaagtaattattcacatccgtttttacatatagatatttaagaaatcaatgtaa
Above is a genomic segment from Gadus morhua chromosome 6, gadMor3.0, whole genome shotgun sequence containing:
- the LOC115544998 gene encoding uncharacterized protein LOC115544998, coding for MEDKVIVSVCARPILYDTTMVSYRDRNKKDLAWVEVGEETGLPVDVCRRKWKSLRDRYMKEKRSEKEAKKSGSAAGTSKKWKFFVVLSFLDPFVTPRETTSNLPRVAEDEIEDDGAAETSLSGAGEAYEECDEAAGLSHNADQPSVSDSDTDDASAAPVPAADPAADPRPPGGTKRKNARRVPCGSTPIQEAILQALHMEAAQTPPPPPPPQLSEDAFFLQSILPSLERLPRQACAELKFEIHKLVVEATRRTNLEPI